Part of the Paenibacillus sp. YPG26 genome, AATTATGATTATACGATGTTGATGCTCTGTCTCTCTTGAGTCTCGAGGCCTTACTCATGTATACCTCCCATTAAAGTTTAGCTACTGTAAGAGGGTCCCAGCAATATGGTAACCTCTCTGGAACATATTCGCGTTGCCCACAAGCAACTCAATCTTAATCAAAGATGTGCATAGACATGACTCTGCAACAAGCTTAATAGCCGCAAAAAAGAGACCTTAAAGTTAAATACAACTTTAAAGTCTCTTGAATGTCTTCGTATGTAAATGCTGCTCGAAGGATTAGACCACAGGCGGCTGCATCCCGAAGGTACTCCACTCCTCCAGAGAAGGACCATAAACACCAGGTACCGCAAGACCCGCCTGACGCATCAGAACAGTCATTTGTCCCCTGTGATGAGCCTGATGATTGATCACCACTGCAAGCGTGAGTCCTTTGGACCAAGTATCCCCGTACATCTCCGCAGTCTCTGCAAGTGTGCTGTCGGTCCATTGCTGCCTGATCGCATCGCTTAATGCTGTGCTGGCTTGACGGTAGCTCTCGGCAATGGCGCTCGCTGTGGCTGGAACCGGCGCATCTTCATGAGGGGCTTCGAACACAAGACCTGTCCGCGATAACATCTCATGCAAAGTGGTGACAATGTGCCATGCAATCCGTCCCAATGTCCGATGATTCGGTGCTATAGCCTGGGACAAGGATTCATCTGTTAAGGCGTTCAGAATGTTCCCAGTCATTGCACTTTCGTGTTTCCAGCTTTCCTCGAACGATTTAAGCGTTGTGAACATGAGCAACCATCTCCCTAATTCAAGTTTGTTTTGTTAAAAGGCATTTTCCACATGCTCCAGCGATTCAACCTGTCCATCAGGTCCCAG contains:
- a CDS encoding DinB family protein, which translates into the protein MFTTLKSFEESWKHESAMTGNILNALTDESLSQAIAPNHRTLGRIAWHIVTTLHEMLSRTGLVFEAPHEDAPVPATASAIAESYRQASTALSDAIRQQWTDSTLAETAEMYGDTWSKGLTLAVVINHQAHHRGQMTVLMRQAGLAVPGVYGPSLEEWSTFGMQPPVV